A genomic region of Nodularia sp. LEGE 06071 contains the following coding sequences:
- a CDS encoding ABC transporter ATP-binding protein, whose product MSEVGIEVKDLDFSWPSGAKAIESCSLEVPLGEFWMLLGTNGSGKSTLLRLLAGLLAPQSGEIKVLEPVGFVFQNPDHQLVMPTVGADVAFGLVDEKLPPATVRTRVEEALGSVNLSALQLRPIYALSGGQKQRVAIAGAIARRCEILLLDEPTALLDPDSQLDLVAGVRRLVKSRGITALWVTHRLDELNYCDGAFLLEKGRLIDKGEPQRLKQRLMTMDDGSA is encoded by the coding sequence ATGTCAGAAGTTGGCATTGAGGTCAAGGATTTAGATTTTAGTTGGCCTAGTGGGGCGAAGGCAATCGAATCTTGCTCTCTAGAAGTACCTCTGGGTGAATTTTGGATGCTTTTGGGTACAAATGGCAGTGGCAAATCTACATTACTCCGACTACTGGCTGGGCTATTAGCTCCTCAGTCCGGTGAAATTAAGGTTTTAGAACCCGTTGGCTTTGTCTTTCAAAATCCTGATCATCAACTGGTGATGCCAACTGTTGGTGCTGACGTGGCTTTTGGACTTGTGGATGAAAAGTTACCGCCTGCGACGGTGAGGACAAGGGTTGAGGAGGCTTTAGGTTCGGTGAATTTGTCTGCCTTGCAATTACGCCCGATCTATGCTTTGAGTGGGGGACAAAAACAACGAGTGGCGATCGCCGGTGCGATCGCTCGGCGTTGTGAAATCTTACTATTAGATGAACCCACAGCTTTACTCGATCCAGATAGCCAATTGGACTTGGTGGCTGGTGTCCGTCGCCTAGTCAAAAGTCGGGGGATTACAGCCCTGTGGGTGACTCATCGTCTAGACGAGTTGAATTACTGCGACGGTGCTTTTTTATTAGAAAAAGGCCGTTTGATTGATAAGGGTGAACCTCAGCGTCTGAAACAACGTTTGATGACAATGGATGATGGATCTGCTTAA
- a CDS encoding NYN domain-containing protein codes for MPRSLLQAVLLVDGYNIIGAWPCLKKTRDHAGLEAARWELVEAMTSYSSFQGYETEIVFDAQYHQASSNKEIITELLSVHYTDFGQTADTYIEKSCASLRYERAQSLIHRVIVATSDRAQQLMVQGYGAEWLSAQQLCGEVESTICRMRHKYQKRKQSKSRFLVNSIDAKARQRLAELRMGLQ; via the coding sequence ATGCCTCGTTCCTTACTCCAAGCCGTCTTGTTAGTAGACGGCTACAATATAATTGGTGCTTGGCCTTGCCTGAAAAAAACCCGTGATCATGCAGGATTAGAGGCCGCACGCTGGGAATTGGTGGAAGCAATGACTAGCTACAGTTCTTTTCAAGGTTATGAGACTGAGATAGTTTTTGATGCCCAATATCATCAAGCTTCTAGCAATAAAGAAATTATTACAGAACTCTTATCAGTTCATTACACTGATTTTGGGCAAACGGCAGACACCTATATTGAAAAATCCTGTGCATCTCTGCGCTATGAAAGGGCGCAATCTCTGATTCATCGCGTGATTGTTGCCACCTCAGACCGCGCGCAGCAGTTGATGGTACAGGGGTATGGTGCTGAATGGTTGTCGGCACAGCAACTATGTGGTGAGGTAGAAAGTACAATTTGTCGGATGCGACATAAATATCAAAAGCGCAAACAATCCAAAAGTAGGTTCTTAGTCAACTCTATTGATGCTAAAGCCCGGCAGCGACTGGCGGAATTACGGATGGGATTACAGTAA
- a CDS encoding AAA-like domain-containing protein, whose product MTSGALPANPFVAAGMIEDPKLFVGRKDELHAIASRMSGVQPTSINIVGDKRIGKSSLLYHYFLTWEQRVPNPSRYVVIYLSLQNVSCQREENFYLAVARELLNFPNVATNPALSDPLRVTLLDRAAFSDAIREWKKQGILPVLCLDDFKRVLDNKNEFNDDFYNNLRSLMDSSSLMLIMASQYKLDFYSKKHQLTSDFFNLGHVIKLRGLKEEEVKDLLRLPASTVNGAASALSMDEQRLSQQLAGSHPFLLQIAGSLVCEARQHGYDENWVKTRFADEFRRLPKSKLGSRRWLHQVRWLVWDLPMRLGILPKLIGGTVDDISSWIMGLVILLMFFLVLVRVLDWNEVWDFIRDQLGIK is encoded by the coding sequence ATGACTTCTGGGGCATTACCTGCGAATCCTTTTGTAGCTGCGGGGATGATTGAAGACCCCAAGCTGTTTGTCGGTCGTAAAGATGAGTTACACGCGATCGCATCTCGAATGAGTGGTGTCCAGCCGACAAGTATTAATATTGTCGGTGACAAGCGAATTGGTAAATCGTCGTTGCTGTATCACTACTTTTTGACTTGGGAACAGCGAGTACCAAACCCCAGCCGTTATGTCGTCATTTACCTCTCCCTTCAAAATGTGTCGTGTCAGCGAGAGGAAAATTTTTATTTAGCAGTGGCGCGGGAATTGTTGAATTTTCCCAATGTGGCGACAAATCCAGCTTTAAGTGACCCTTTGAGAGTTACACTCCTTGACCGTGCAGCTTTTTCAGATGCGATCAGAGAATGGAAAAAGCAAGGAATATTACCAGTTCTTTGCTTAGATGATTTTAAGAGGGTGCTTGATAACAAGAACGAATTTAATGATGATTTTTATAATAATCTGCGCTCTTTGATGGATAGCAGTAGTTTGATGCTGATCATGGCTTCACAGTACAAACTCGATTTTTACAGCAAAAAGCATCAGTTGACTTCTGATTTTTTCAATTTGGGTCATGTAATCAAGTTGCGTGGACTTAAAGAAGAAGAGGTCAAAGATTTGTTACGTCTACCTGCTAGCACTGTTAATGGTGCTGCATCAGCTTTGAGTATGGATGAACAGCGCCTGAGTCAGCAACTGGCTGGAAGTCATCCTTTTTTACTGCAAATAGCAGGGAGTTTAGTATGTGAGGCGCGTCAGCATGGATATGATGAAAATTGGGTGAAAACTCGCTTTGCTGATGAATTTCGCCGTTTACCAAAATCTAAACTAGGTTCTCGCCGATGGTTGCATCAGGTGCGCTGGTTAGTTTGGGATTTGCCGATGCGCTTGGGTATCTTACCCAAATTGATTGGTGGAACTGTTGACGATATCAGCAGCTGGATTATGGGGTTAGTTATCCTGCTGATGTTCTTTTTGGTTTTGGTGCGTGTGTTGGACTGGAATGAAGTTTGGGATTTTATCCGTGACCAGTTGGGGATAAAGTAG
- a CDS encoding MFS transporter, with amino-acid sequence MSNNSAKSGFWAYVAECGRLLNWIYFKPFTFENWLRDIHPGLKPRDNPFDKRAEFGTNPRLCRYAGQVWWLTAVVPILAVLLVAPVYTLTSGKSFYWFLSFPFLAGWLLGRVLDLGGNKNRVVIAIIAFLSIILATQFLSGVAFGVAFGVAFGVAFGVAGGVAWILGVLRVYFWLPELLWILMLFLTSANGKRVNCLPYLPPRFDELIILPLPFMERMIVEAYQENPAAARETINYLISSTNQQKVAARAITGIALDSLNRCQRLSDIVDIPQQLAWISSPPPKELGTVFPQFLDISQDVKASQEATSPYRQYELLNTPISALQEISQSLAFGKNTFTATQFGSIVQRWLTILETAQRTLEETAKQSQEIRQVYIAGNSLDPATAKHRFKGRIDIFREIETLVVSESPPVLLLYGGRRTGKTSALKYLPHKIGANITPLLVDVQGAASATTLKGFAENLARQMSEAARQLPRKLSLPNPDSNKLAEDPFPALQTWLTEIERKYSDKRFLLCFDEYERLSEVVEETNSRAPLNFIRNLLQHKKKWILLFSGSHQLSELDDYWSDYLINTRALQMSFLQESEARELILQPVEDFPNIYEATAVDEIIQLTRCQPYLVQLVCYELVELLNRDIRRNQRQANTAKATAQDVQAIIPTVLERGNQYFRELWTSLEDSDRNLLRRVIQGETPTQQEKGVVRKLARKEILTQEGNAFQVPLVQRFVENLLEEE; translated from the coding sequence ATGAGCAACAATTCTGCAAAATCAGGCTTTTGGGCTTATGTGGCTGAATGTGGACGCTTACTTAATTGGATTTACTTCAAGCCTTTTACCTTTGAAAATTGGTTGCGTGACATCCATCCAGGACTTAAACCGAGAGATAACCCTTTTGATAAGCGGGCTGAGTTTGGCACAAATCCCCGGTTGTGTCGCTATGCTGGGCAGGTTTGGTGGCTTACTGCCGTAGTCCCAATATTGGCTGTATTATTAGTTGCACCAGTTTATACTCTGACTAGTGGTAAGTCATTTTACTGGTTCCTAAGTTTTCCTTTTTTGGCAGGGTGGTTGTTAGGAAGGGTTTTAGACCTTGGAGGCAATAAGAATAGAGTTGTTATTGCCATAATTGCATTCTTGAGCATAATTTTAGCAACTCAATTTTTATCAGGCGTGGCGTTCGGCGTGGCGTTCGGCGTGGCGTTCGGCGTGGCGTTCGGCGTGGCGGGGGGCGTGGCGTGGATTTTGGGTGTATTGCGAGTTTACTTCTGGCTACCAGAATTACTGTGGATACTCATGCTCTTTTTGACTTCTGCCAATGGAAAACGGGTAAATTGTTTACCATATCTACCACCTCGCTTTGATGAACTGATTATTTTGCCTCTGCCTTTTATGGAACGGATGATTGTAGAGGCTTATCAAGAGAACCCAGCAGCAGCCCGTGAGACTATTAATTACTTGATTAGTTCTACCAATCAGCAAAAAGTTGCTGCAAGAGCAATTACTGGAATTGCTCTAGATAGCCTCAATCGTTGTCAAAGGTTGAGCGATATTGTAGACATTCCCCAGCAACTGGCTTGGATTTCCTCACCACCACCAAAAGAACTTGGCACGGTTTTTCCTCAATTTTTAGATATTAGCCAGGATGTCAAAGCATCACAGGAAGCTACTTCGCCCTATCGTCAGTATGAGTTACTCAATACTCCCATAAGTGCATTACAAGAAATCTCCCAAAGTCTTGCTTTTGGTAAAAATACTTTCACAGCTACTCAGTTTGGTAGCATTGTGCAACGCTGGTTGACAATTCTGGAGACGGCACAGCGCACTTTAGAGGAAACAGCAAAACAATCACAAGAAATCCGACAAGTTTATATTGCTGGTAACTCCCTAGATCCCGCAACAGCCAAGCATCGCTTCAAAGGCAGAATTGATATATTTCGAGAAATCGAAACTTTGGTAGTTTCCGAATCGCCACCAGTATTGTTACTCTATGGTGGACGCAGAACAGGAAAAACCTCAGCGCTGAAATATCTACCCCACAAAATAGGCGCAAATATTACACCTTTGCTGGTGGACGTACAGGGAGCAGCATCAGCGACAACATTGAAAGGCTTTGCAGAAAACTTAGCTAGACAAATGAGCGAAGCTGCAAGGCAATTACCCCGAAAATTATCCTTGCCTAATCCAGATAGCAATAAACTGGCTGAAGATCCATTTCCAGCGCTGCAAACTTGGCTAACAGAAATAGAACGCAAATATTCTGATAAGCGATTTCTTCTCTGTTTTGATGAATATGAGCGACTGAGTGAGGTGGTGGAAGAAACAAATAGCCGTGCGCCTCTCAATTTTATTCGTAACCTGCTGCAACACAAAAAAAAATGGATTTTGCTGTTCAGTGGTTCTCACCAGCTATCTGAACTTGATGATTATTGGAGTGATTATTTAATTAATACCCGCGCCTTGCAGATGAGTTTTTTGCAAGAATCAGAAGCCCGTGAGTTGATTCTACAGCCTGTGGAAGATTTCCCCAACATCTATGAAGCAACTGCTGTAGATGAAATTATCCAACTTACTCGCTGTCAACCTTATCTCGTCCAGTTGGTATGTTACGAGTTGGTGGAGTTACTCAACCGCGATATTAGGAGAAATCAGCGACAAGCAAATACAGCCAAAGCCACTGCACAGGACGTACAAGCAATTATTCCCACGGTGCTTGAGCGAGGTAATCAGTATTTCCGCGAATTATGGACAAGTTTAGAAGATAGTGACCGCAATTTACTACGGCGAGTAATTCAAGGCGAAACTCCCACACAGCAAGAGAAAGGAGTTGTGCGAAAACTTGCACGCAAGGAAATTTTGACTCAAGAAGGTAATGCCTTTCAAGTCCCTTTGGTGCAAAGATTTGTAGAAAACTTGCTAGAAGAAGAGTAA
- a CDS encoding M56 family metallopeptidase, which translates to MHLMMILTALTVAWSLRHSGNHLQGSWDLRWRRSLFLFLFPPLLIFMTAIAVLFMGPQGKMGGVHTGWWSYELALILLGFFALLCITLAFQGCQSVESARKSPLVNIQGRQVRLLNTDAPFAGQIGFWHPELVVSQGLLQTLSPDHVDSVLAHEQGHYHYRDTFWFFWLGWVRACTSWLPNTDSLWEELLALRELRADSYAASQVDPLLLAESLLMVVSNSSSSVSSEICCAALGASGSDAYGGKLRLEQRIEALLAPPEPTAEINCQFWHSFLLAFLPLVTVIFHT; encoded by the coding sequence ATGCATCTGATGATGATTTTGACTGCTTTAACAGTTGCTTGGAGTTTAAGACACTCTGGGAATCATCTCCAAGGTAGCTGGGATCTCCGATGGCGGCGATCGCTATTTTTATTTCTCTTCCCCCCATTATTAATTTTTATGACGGCGATCGCAGTTCTCTTCATGGGGCCTCAAGGCAAAATGGGCGGGGTACACACTGGCTGGTGGAGTTATGAACTAGCATTAATTCTGCTAGGATTTTTTGCCCTTTTGTGCATCACTCTAGCCTTCCAAGGTTGCCAATCTGTAGAATCTGCCCGTAAATCTCCCCTAGTAAATATTCAGGGTAGACAAGTTAGATTACTGAACACAGACGCGCCCTTTGCGGGTCAAATAGGCTTTTGGCATCCAGAATTAGTAGTTAGTCAAGGATTGCTGCAAACCCTGTCTCCTGACCATGTAGATAGTGTTTTAGCCCATGAACAAGGTCATTACCATTACCGAGACACATTTTGGTTTTTCTGGCTGGGTTGGGTACGTGCTTGTACCAGTTGGCTACCCAATACAGATTCTTTGTGGGAAGAACTCTTAGCATTGCGGGAATTACGGGCGGACAGCTACGCAGCTTCGCAGGTAGATCCTTTGCTATTAGCAGAGTCATTGCTGATGGTGGTGAGTAATAGCAGTAGCAGTGTATCATCAGAAATTTGCTGTGCGGCTTTAGGGGCTAGTGGAAGCGATGCCTACGGCGGCAAGCTACGCTTAGAACAGAGAATAGAAGCTTTATTAGCACCACCAGAACCCACAGCAGAAATCAACTGTCAGTTTTGGCATAGTTTTCTCTTAGCATTTTTACCGTTAGTAACTGTAATATTTCATACTTAA
- a CDS encoding BlaI/MecI/CopY family transcriptional regulator encodes MAPLPDYRPKQMSVGPLEAEILNIIWELGSATVKDVHDRILSDPNRELAYTSVTTVLRRLTDKGWLACNKQGRAFYWLPKLTKQQAQVIKAHDQLQKFLAVGNPDVIAAFADSLDAAASDQLEAIAQRIQAARQAREEQ; translated from the coding sequence ATGGCACCTTTACCTGACTATCGCCCCAAACAAATGTCTGTAGGCCCCTTGGAAGCAGAAATTTTGAATATCATCTGGGAACTGGGTTCAGCTACAGTCAAAGATGTACACGATCGCATTCTCTCAGACCCTAACCGGGAACTTGCTTATACTTCGGTAACTACAGTTTTACGTCGTCTCACTGATAAAGGTTGGCTAGCCTGTAACAAACAAGGGCGAGCATTTTATTGGCTACCAAAGCTGACAAAGCAGCAAGCACAGGTAATTAAGGCACATGACCAGTTACAGAAATTTCTCGCCGTGGGTAATCCTGATGTCATCGCCGCCTTTGCTGATAGTCTAGATGCAGCCGCCAGCGACCAACTAGAAGCGATCGCTCAACGCATTCAAGCCGCACGCCAAGCTAGGGAGGAACAATAA
- a CDS encoding 2-phosphosulfolactate phosphatase family protein — protein sequence MKLFIYHTPELTPTGETPDCAIAVDVLRATSTIATVLASGGEAVQVFSDLEQLIAVSEKWPPEKRLRAGERGGAKVADFDLGNSPLDCTREVVEGRRLFISTTNGTRALQRIQDSPSVLAAALINRAAVVQYLLDKQPETVWIVGSGWEGTFSLEDTVCAGAIAHSLAEKSQFSQDELAGNDEVISAIALYSQWQNDLLGLFHQASHGKRLLRLESHEDLKYCAQTDILDVLPIQQELGVLKSQ from the coding sequence GTGAAGCTATTCATATACCACACTCCGGAATTGACTCCCACCGGCGAAACTCCAGACTGCGCGATCGCGGTTGATGTTTTGCGGGCTACTAGCACTATAGCGACTGTTTTGGCATCTGGTGGCGAAGCTGTGCAAGTCTTCAGCGATTTAGAACAATTGATTGCAGTTAGCGAAAAATGGCCACCGGAAAAACGACTCCGAGCTGGAGAACGCGGCGGTGCTAAAGTTGCTGACTTTGATTTAGGTAACTCTCCTCTTGACTGCACACGGGAAGTAGTGGAGGGACGACGTTTGTTTATCAGTACCACCAATGGAACTCGCGCCTTACAACGGATACAAGACTCCCCCAGTGTACTAGCCGCAGCTTTGATTAATCGGGCGGCGGTGGTGCAGTATCTCCTGGATAAACAACCGGAGACTGTGTGGATTGTCGGTTCTGGTTGGGAAGGCACTTTTTCTTTAGAAGATACAGTTTGTGCTGGAGCGATCGCTCATAGTCTTGCAGAGAAGTCCCAATTTTCTCAGGATGAATTAGCTGGTAATGATGAAGTAATTAGTGCGATCGCGCTTTACTCACAATGGCAGAATGACTTATTGGGATTATTCCACCAAGCTAGTCACGGCAAAAGATTACTACGTCTGGAATCACACGAAGATTTAAAATATTGCGCTCAAACCGATATTTTAGATGTCTTGCCCATACAGCAAGAACTGGGGGTGTTAAAAAGTCAGTAA
- a CDS encoding DUF3226 domain-containing protein, with product MLRSLTLKNFRCFQNLTLEPLERVNLIAGKNNVGKTSLLEAIFMFINPSNPESLFQVNRLRGIPRGGIKFEDIEELRGFFFNQDIDKVIEISDLDANNLQVSLGITRDADESTKSAFDSICGSLKNAKLPVPNYPKEIIGDSPKVSILILPEYQDSGMLEDVCLEAIKTDKAIKCIDDYFQCVYNTAQRQPKYKDISKARIRAWLSSQIEPDKSLGEAAKAGYLPWDSPAFNAMKQFLQAL from the coding sequence ATGTTGCGCTCATTGACACTAAAAAACTTTCGTTGCTTCCAGAACTTAACTCTTGAGCCACTGGAACGAGTGAACTTAATCGCAGGAAAAAATAATGTCGGTAAAACATCTCTTTTAGAAGCTATTTTTATGTTTATTAACCCCAGTAATCCTGAATCATTATTTCAGGTTAATCGCCTGCGGGGTATTCCCAGAGGAGGAATTAAATTTGAAGATATTGAAGAACTCAGAGGTTTTTTCTTCAACCAAGATATTGACAAAGTAATTGAAATTAGTGATTTAGATGCAAATAATTTACAAGTTTCTCTGGGTATCACAAGGGATGCAGATGAGTCTACAAAAAGTGCATTTGATAGTATATGCGGCTCTTTAAAAAATGCCAAATTACCTGTACCAAATTACCCTAAAGAAATTATAGGGGATAGTCCCAAAGTCAGCATATTAATTCTTCCAGAATATCAAGATAGTGGAATGCTTGAAGATGTCTGTTTAGAGGCGATAAAAACAGATAAAGCTATAAAATGCATAGACGATTACTTCCAGTGTGTTTACAACACAGCACAACGGCAACCCAAATATAAAGATATTTCAAAAGCACGTATACGTGCTTGGTTATCGTCGCAAATAGAACCAGATAAAAGTTTAGGAGAAGCAGCAAAGGCGGGTTATTTACCGTGGGATAGCCCTGCATTTAATGCTATGAAGCAATTCTTACAAGCTTTATAA
- a CDS encoding ATP-dependent Clp protease ATP-binding subunit, with protein sequence MFEHFTSEAIKVIMLAQEEARRLGHNFVGTEQILLGLIGEGTGVAAKVLAELGVTLKEARREVEKIIGRGSGFVPPEIPFTPKVKSLFEQSFREANSLGNNYINTEHLLLGLTEAGEGVAAKVLQNLGVDLKNVRTNVIRRLGEGGSVFASTGSRSKRSQSVTLEEFGRNLTKLAQEGKLDPVVGRAKEIERTIQILGRRTKNNPILIGEPGVGKTAIAEGLAQRIVNQDAPEILLDKQVISLDMGMVVSGTRFRGDFEERLKKIVEEVRSAGNIILVIDEVHTLVGAGGTEGGLDAANILKPALARGELQCIGATTLNEYRQHIERDAALERRFQSVLIGEPSVEETVEILYGLRGAYEQHHKVHISDEAVLAAAELSDRYISDRFLPDKAIDLIDEAGSRVRLRNSRISTNKELKQQLVGVTKAKEEAVRTQNFDKAGELRGEEIKLEADLEQAETQNEDFVKSPIVNEEDIAQIVASWTGVPVNKLTESESELLLHLEDTLHERLIGQEQAVTAVSRAIRRARVGLKNPNRPIASFIFSGPTGVGKTELAKSLASYFFSSEEAMIRLDMSEYMEGHTVSKLIGSPPGYVGYDDGGQLTEAVRRKPYSVILFDEIEKAHPDVFNMLLQLLDDGHLTDAKGRKVDFKNTLIILTSNIGSKVIEKGGGGLGFDFETEANASYTRIRTLVNEELKAYFRPEFLNRLDDIIVFTQLAKDEVKQIADIMLRELASRLTEKGITLEVTERFKERVVEEGYNPSYGARPLRRAIMRLLEDPLAEAMLSGEVTDGVTATVDVDDDNQVTIHGSEKRELLLANAG encoded by the coding sequence ATGTTTGAACACTTCACTTCCGAAGCCATTAAAGTAATTATGTTAGCCCAGGAGGAAGCACGTCGCCTGGGACACAATTTCGTAGGAACTGAACAAATTCTCCTGGGTCTAATCGGGGAAGGGACTGGGGTTGCTGCTAAAGTGCTGGCCGAATTGGGCGTTACTCTCAAGGAAGCACGCCGCGAAGTCGAAAAGATTATCGGTAGAGGTTCTGGTTTTGTACCACCAGAAATTCCTTTTACTCCCAAGGTGAAAAGCCTATTCGAGCAATCGTTTAGAGAAGCCAATAGTCTGGGAAATAACTACATCAACACTGAACACTTACTCTTGGGATTAACCGAGGCTGGCGAAGGTGTCGCCGCCAAAGTCCTCCAAAATCTAGGAGTTGACCTGAAAAACGTCCGCACAAACGTCATCCGTCGTTTAGGTGAAGGTGGATCTGTTTTTGCTAGTACAGGTAGTCGTTCCAAGCGCAGCCAAAGTGTCACTCTCGAAGAATTTGGCAGAAATCTGACTAAATTAGCCCAAGAAGGTAAGCTTGACCCTGTAGTTGGTCGGGCGAAAGAAATTGAGCGTACCATCCAAATTCTCGGTCGTCGGACAAAGAATAATCCCATATTAATCGGTGAACCAGGAGTTGGTAAAACGGCGATCGCCGAAGGACTAGCTCAACGCATTGTCAATCAAGATGCACCGGAAATCTTGCTAGATAAGCAAGTTATCAGTCTTGATATGGGCATGGTAGTGTCTGGAACCCGTTTTCGTGGGGACTTTGAAGAACGCCTGAAGAAAATTGTCGAAGAAGTTCGTTCTGCTGGCAATATCATTTTGGTAATTGACGAAGTTCACACCTTGGTTGGTGCTGGTGGTACAGAAGGTGGTTTAGATGCAGCCAATATCCTCAAACCTGCCTTAGCACGGGGTGAACTCCAGTGTATTGGCGCAACGACTCTGAATGAGTATCGTCAGCATATTGAGCGTGATGCCGCCTTAGAGCGTCGTTTCCAATCAGTTTTGATTGGGGAACCCTCAGTAGAAGAAACTGTGGAGATTCTCTACGGCTTGCGCGGAGCTTATGAGCAGCACCACAAAGTACACATTTCTGATGAAGCAGTTCTAGCCGCCGCCGAGTTGTCAGACCGTTACATTAGCGATCGCTTTTTACCAGATAAAGCAATTGACCTGATTGATGAAGCTGGTTCTCGTGTACGGCTGCGGAACTCCCGGATTTCGACCAATAAAGAACTCAAACAGCAATTAGTCGGTGTGACTAAAGCCAAAGAGGAAGCAGTCAGAACTCAGAATTTTGACAAAGCTGGAGAACTGCGCGGCGAAGAAATCAAACTCGAAGCCGACCTAGAACAAGCTGAAACACAAAATGAGGATTTTGTCAAGTCACCCATTGTAAATGAGGAAGACATTGCTCAAATCGTCGCCTCTTGGACAGGCGTACCAGTCAACAAACTCACCGAATCTGAGTCAGAGTTGCTGCTGCACCTAGAAGACACACTCCACGAGCGGTTAATTGGTCAAGAACAAGCAGTTACAGCCGTATCTCGCGCCATTCGTCGCGCCAGAGTAGGGTTAAAAAATCCCAATCGCCCCATTGCTAGTTTTATTTTCTCTGGGCCTACCGGAGTTGGTAAAACAGAATTAGCGAAATCCTTGGCATCTTACTTCTTCAGTAGCGAAGAAGCGATGATCCGCCTAGATATGTCCGAGTACATGGAAGGACATACGGTTTCCAAGCTGATTGGTTCACCTCCTGGTTACGTAGGATACGACGATGGCGGACAACTGACAGAAGCAGTGCGCCGCAAACCATACTCAGTGATTCTCTTCGACGAAATCGAAAAAGCGCATCCTGATGTATTTAATATGCTGCTGCAACTCTTGGATGATGGACACCTCACCGACGCAAAAGGTCGGAAAGTGGACTTCAAGAACACACTAATTATTCTGACTTCCAACATTGGTTCTAAGGTAATTGAAAAAGGTGGTGGTGGTTTAGGCTTTGACTTCGAGACTGAAGCCAATGCTAGCTACACCCGCATTCGTACCTTAGTCAATGAGGAACTGAAAGCTTACTTCCGTCCGGAATTCCTCAACCGCTTGGATGACATTATCGTCTTCACTCAGCTTGCTAAAGATGAAGTCAAGCAAATTGCTGATATTATGCTCCGCGAACTTGCGAGCCGCTTGACTGAAAAGGGCATCACTTTAGAAGTTACAGAACGCTTTAAAGAGCGTGTAGTTGAAGAAGGCTATAACCCCAGTTACGGTGCTAGACCGTTACGCCGGGCAATTATGCGCTTGTTAGAAGATCCTCTGGCTGAAGCAATGCTTTCTGGTGAAGTCACCGATGGAGTTACAGCCACCGTGGATGTTGATGATGACAATCAGGTAACAATACATGGCTCAGAAAAGCGAGAATTACTCTTAGCTAATGCTGGCTAG
- a CDS encoding DUF3288 family protein: MSELHGNKDQQHPLYNRDRPSINILLAQEATEYNLAELARLKIRYQGFPGARDIQKDLDQVLQQWGLTEAELFEKTRQMHDIGGIYQSRGKKEEQDWN, encoded by the coding sequence ATGTCTGAATTACACGGAAATAAAGACCAACAACATCCTCTTTACAACCGCGATCGCCCCTCTATTAATATTTTACTCGCTCAAGAGGCAACAGAGTACAATTTAGCGGAATTAGCTAGATTAAAAATTCGTTATCAAGGCTTTCCAGGGGCGAGAGACATCCAAAAAGACCTGGATCAAGTCTTGCAGCAGTGGGGTTTGACGGAAGCAGAACTTTTTGAAAAAACCCGCCAAATGCACGATATTGGCGGAATTTATCAAAGTCGGGGCAAAAAAGAAGAGCAGGATTGGAATTAG